One window from the genome of Lathamus discolor isolate bLatDis1 chromosome 8, bLatDis1.hap1, whole genome shotgun sequence encodes:
- the SEMA4B gene encoding semaphorin-4B: protein MAALPVLPVLAHSVLAALVLSAAQEPVPRVSLPYDSEERLVQRFEVPGVTNYTALLLSPDGSTLYVGAREMLVAINTSHFQLGALARRLPWSADEEKKRQCVFKGKDPQRDCHNYIKMLLRLNSTHLYTCGTCAFSPACAYINVQHFSLERDASGKVLLEDGKGRCPFDPEYRSTAVMVDGELYAGTVSNFQGNEPTIYRSQESRIALKTENSLNWLQDPVFVGSAYLRESLPAGNPEGDDDKVYFFFSETGKEFDYFENTIVSRIARVCKGDQGGERVLQRRWTTFLKAQLLCSHPEDGFPFNVLQDIFVLTPAELRWRETLFYGVFTSQWNKGGLGSSAVCAFPMRSVQRAFGGLYKEVNRETQQWYTDTGPVPEPRPGTCITSHTRHLKINSSLQMPDRVLNFIKDHFLMDSAVRSQPLLLQSRLRYQQIGVHRTQGLHGTYDVLFLGTDDGRLHKAVRVNHGVHIIEEIRLFPAGQPVLQLLLDQDQGLVYAATYTAVAQVPFANCSLYRSCGECVLARDPFCAWSRGACRRATMHPPAHPHLWAQDIEDADTERLCPLPNTSQPRPRILLPPASGAPCQRVLLPPNAVRPLPCQLLSNLASRRWLHHGAPVNASYLVLPDGALILVGSPERAGTYECWSLEEGFRKLMASYCVSVQELPRAPPDPGRKAATGRDALETVSTSRSTSAVGSAAARLDGKSYWTEFLVMCVLFAATVLVLALFLLHRHRDGMKALLEPGDPSRHQKPPRKPVESLPLNGSSLPSAAPEHKGYQALQDNYIVSTPVHEPPGPQRAFSESEKRPLHVRDSFVEVSPACQRPRVRLGSEIQDSVV, encoded by the exons ATGGCGGCGCTGCCGGTGCTGCCGGTCCTGGCGCACTCGGTGCTGGCGGCGTTGGTGCTCTCGGCGGCACAGGAGCCCGTCCCTCGCGTCAGCTTGCCCTACG ACTCGGAGGAGCGCCTTGTGCAACGGTTCGAGGTGCCCGGTGTGACCAACtacacagccctgctgctcagCCCCGATGGCAGCACCCTCTACGTGGGGGCTCGCGAGATGCTCGTCGCCATCAACACCAGCCACTTCCAGCTTGGGGCACTGGCGCGCAGG ctgccttgGAGCGCCGATGAGGAGAAGAAGAGGCAGTGTGTGTTCAAAGGCAAGGACCCGCAG AGGGACTGTCACAACTACATCAAGATGCTGCTGCGGCTGAACAGCACCCACCTCTACACGTGCGGGACCTGCGCCTTCAGCCCGGCCTGCGCCTACATC AACGTGCAGCACTTCAGCCTGGAGCGGGACGCGTCGGGgaaggtgctgctggaggaCGGGAAGGGGCGCTGCCCCTTCGACCCCGAGTACCGCTCCACGGCCGTCATGGTCG ACGGCGAGCTCTACGCTGGGACTGTCAGCAACTTCCAGGGCAACGAGCCCACCATCTACCGCAGCCAGGAGAGCCGCATCGCCCTCAAGACCGAGAACTCCCTCAACTGGCTGCAGG ACCCGGTGTTCGTGGGCTCAGCCTACCTGCGGGAGAGCCTGCCTGCCGGCAACCCCGAGGGTGACGACGACAAGGTCTACTTCTTCTTCAGCGAGACCGGGAAGGAGTTCGACTACTTCGAGAACACCATCGTGTCCCGCATAGCGCGCGTGTGCAAG GGGGACCAGGGCGGCGAGCGCGTGCTGCAGCGGCGGTGGACGACCTTCCTGAAGGCGCAGCTGCTCTGCTCGCACCCCGAGGACGGCTTCCCCTTCAACGTGCTGCAGGACATCTTCGTGCTCACCCCCGCGGAGCTGCGCTGGAGGGAGACGCTCTTCTACGGGGTCTTCACCTCGCAGTG GAACAAGGGCGGGCTGGGCAGCTCGGCCGTGTGCGCCTTCCCCATGCGCAGCGTGCAGCGAGCCTTTGGCGGGCTCTACAAGGAGGTGAACCGCGAGACGCAGCAGTGGTACACGGACACCGGCCCCGTGCCAGAGCCCCGGCCGGGCACG TGCATCACCAGCCACACGCGGCACCTGAAGATCAACTCTTCCCTCCAAATGCCGGACCGGGTGCTGAACTTCATCAAGGACCATTTCCTGATGGACAGCGCGGTGCGCAGCcagccgctgctgctgcagagccgcCTGCGCTACCAGCAGATCGGCGTCCACCGCACGCAGGGCCTGCATGGCACCTACGACGTCCTCTTCCTGGGCACGG ACGACGGGCGCTTGCACAAGGCCGTGCGTGTGAACCACGGGGTGCACATCATCGAGGAGATCCGCCTCTTCCCCGCCGGACAGCCcgttctccagctgctgctggaccagGACCAG GGCCTGGTGTACGCAGCCACCTACACAGCAGTGGCTCAGGTGCCCTTCGCCAACTGCAGCCTGTACCGTAGCTGTGGGGAGTGCGTGCTGGCGCGGGACCCCTTCTGTGCCTGGAGCCGGGGTGCCTGCCGCAGGGCCACCATGCACCCCCCGGCACACCCCCA TCTCTGGGCACAGGACATCGAGGATGCTGACACGGAACGGCTCTGCCCGCTGCCCAACACCTCCCAGCCGCGTCCCCGcatcctcctgcccccag CCTCGGGTGCCCCGTGCCAGCGGGTGCTGCTGCCGCCCAACGCGGTGCGGCCGCTGCCGTGCCAGCtgctctccaacctggcctcgcgGCGGTGGCTGCACCACGGGGCGCCCGTCAACGCCTCCTACCTGGTGCTGCCCGACGGGGCGCTCATCCTGGTGGGCAGCCCCGAGCGCGCCGGCACCTACGAGTGCTGGTCGCTGGAGGAGGGATTCCGCAAGCTGATGGCCAGCTACTGCGTGAGCGTGCAGGAGCTGCCCCGCGCCCCGCCAGACCCCGGCAGGAAGGCGGCCACCGGCCGGGACGCCCTGGAGACCGTCAGCACGTCGCGCAGCACGTCGGCTGTGGGCAGCGCCGCGGCACGGCTGGACGGCAAGTCCTACTGGACCGAGTTCCTGGTGATGTGCGTGCTCTTCGCCGCCACTGTCCTCGTGCTGgccctcttcctcctgcacCGGCACCGTGACGGCATGAAAGCCTTGCTGGAGCCCGGCGACCCCAGCCGGCACCAGAAGCCGCCCCGCAAGCCGGTGGAGAGCCTGCCCCTGAACGGCAGCAGCCTGCCCAGTGCAGCGCCCGAGCACAAGGGCTACCAGGCCCTGCAGGACAACTACATCGTGAGCACCCCCGTGCACGAGCCCCCCGGCCCCCAGCGCGCCTTCTCCGAGTCGGAGAAGAGGCCCCTCCACGTCCGGGACAGCTTCGTGGAGGTGTCTCCTGCCTGCCAAAGACCCCGGGTGCGCCTGGGCTCCGAGATCCAGGACTCGGTGGTGTGA
- the IDH2 gene encoding isocitrate dehydrogenase [NADP], mitochondrial → MAARYLRAAPVLSRLVRCPLPAVSVGQRRHYADKRIKVANPVVEMDGDEMTRIIWAFIKDKLILPNVDVQLKYFDLGLPHRDKTDDQVTIDSALATKKYSVAVKCATITPDEARVEEFKLKKMWKSPNGTIRNILGGTVFREPIVCKNIPRLVPGWTKPITIGRHAHGDQYKATDFVADKPGTFKMIFMPKDGSGAKEWEVFNFPGGGVGMGMYNTDESISGFAHSCFQYAIQKKWPLYLSTKNTILKAYDGRFKDVFQEIFDKHYKTEFDKLKIWYEHRLIDDMVAQVLKSSGGFVWACKNYDGDVQSDILAQGFGSLGLMTSVLVCPDGKTIEAEAAHGTVTRHYREHQKGRPTSTNPIASIFAWTRGLEHRGKLDSNPELIKFAQILERVCVETVESGTMTKDLAGCIHGLANVKLNEHFVNTTDFLDTIRNNLDKALGKK, encoded by the exons ATGGCCGCCCGTTACCTCCGCGCTGCCCCGGTGCTGAGCCGCTTGGTCCGCTGCCCCCTCCCCGCCGTTTCCGTGGGGCAGCGCAGGCACT ATGCTGACAAGCGGATCAAGGTGGCCAACCCGGTGGTGGAGATGGACGGGGACGAGATGACGCGGATCATCTGGGCCTTCATCAAGGACAAG CTCATCCTGCCCAACGTGGACGTCCAGCTGAAGTATTTTGACCTGGGGCTGCCGCACCGGGACAAGACGGATGATCAGGTCACCATCGACTCGGCGCTGGCCACCAAGAAGTACAGCGTGGCCGTCAAGTGTGCCACCATCACGCCGGATGAAGCCAGGGTGGAAG AGTTCAAGCTGAAGAAGATGTGGAAGAGCCCCAACGGCACCATCCGGAACATCCTGGGGGGGACGGTGTTCCGGGAGCCCATTGTCTGCAAGAACATCCCGCGCCTGGTGCCCGGCTGGACCAAGCCCATCACCATCGGCCGGCATGCCCACGGTGACCAG TACAAAGCCACCGACTTCGTGGCGGACAAGCCCGGGACGTTCAAGATGATCTTCATGCCGAAGGACGGCAGCGGGGCAAAGGAGTGGGAGGTGTTCAACTTCCCCGGCGGCGGCGTGGGCATGGGCATGTACAACACGGACGAG TCCATCTCGGGCTTCGCCCACAGCTGCTTCCAGTACGCCATCCAGAAGAAGTGGCCTCTCTACCTGAGCACCAAGAACACCATCCTCAAGGCCTACGACGGCCGCTTCAAAGACGTCTTCCAGGAGATCTTCGATAA GCACTACAAGACCGAGTTCGACAAGCTGAAGATCTGGTACGAGCACCGGCTCATTGATGACATGGTGGCCCAGGTCCTCAAGTCCTCCGGGGGCTTCGTCTGGGCGTGCAAGAACTACGATGGGGACGTCCAGTCGGACATCCTGGCCCAAG GCTTTGGGTCCCTGGGGCTCATGACCTCGGTGCTGGTGTGTCCGGATGGGAAGACCATCGAGGCCGAGGCAGCCCACGGCACCGTCACCCGCCACTACCGGGAGCACCAGAAG GGACGACCCACCAGCACAAACCCCATCGCCAGCATCTTCGCCTGGACGCGCGGCCTGGAGCACAGGGGGAAGCTGGACAGTAACCCTGAGCTGATCAA GTTTGCCCAGATACTGGAGAGGGTCTGCGTGGAGACAGTGGAGAGTGGGACGATGACAAAGGACCTCGCCGGCTGCATCCACGGCCTGGCCAA TGTGAAGCTGAACGAGCACTTCGTGAACACCACCGACTTCCTGGACACCATCAGGAATAACCTGGACAAGGCCCTGGGCAAGAAGTAG